The following proteins come from a genomic window of Lineus longissimus chromosome 18, tnLinLong1.2, whole genome shotgun sequence:
- the LOC135502318 gene encoding uncharacterized protein LOC135502318 has protein sequence MGSSTLYVQVAVLLAYIIGVLCKDNSSLLTDAKLITNSPLNNGSIAYLDCYFKSEDTKVQSIQWYKAGYKFPVYSFESQSGLLKAKKPLIRRAVQKPIAKGHYRLIINPVFVSDEGTYNCHVFESFFKHLQAYASLEVTVPAKKPKMVAPNTTLPAFTNLTLTCTANVGKPAGEVRWWRRGKKEQTFVEIFGSETRPRRHHQDKTTTVVSEYFTMVTPHDNDAVYKCTTENRAMGPGETPKESRKVLKVFWTGQIPDNVNIPTNSETKDKKEEGFHVAGIFVLSMAGVGLLALVVICVRRHKKLQPCRCGCGTKEEKDPTISTLQGAQVRVHFRDTEFGEDSRVHDGRYAQERL, from the exons TTCTATGCAAAGACAATTCATCCCTCCTAACCGATGCCAAACTCATCACTAACTCGCCTTTAAACAATGGCAGCATTGCCTACTTGGATTGCTACTTCAAGTCTGAAGACACCAAAGTCCAGTCGATACAATG GTACAAGGCAGGCTACAAGTTTCCAGTCTACTCCTTCGAGTCTCAAAGCGGCTTGTTAAAGGCCAAGAAGCCGCTTATTCGCCGGGCGGTGCAGAAACCCATAGCGAAAGGGCACTACCGCCTCATCATCAACCCAGTCTTTGTCTCTGACGAAGGGACATACAATTGTCACGTATTCGAGTCATTCTTTAAACATTTACAGGCGTATGCGTCGCTGGAAGTCACTG TTCCCGCCAAAAAGCCGAAAATGGTGGCTCCAAATACCACCCTTCCGGCCTTCACAAACCTCACTCTCACCTGCACTGCGAACGTGGGAAAGCCGGCCGGTGAGGTGCGATGGTGGCGCCGTGGTAAGAAGGAGCAGACATTTGTGGAAATATTTGGCAGCGAAACACGTCCAAG GCGACACCATCAAGACAAGACCACTACCGTAGTGAGTGAGTACTTCACCATGGTAACCCCTCATGACAACGATGCCGTTTACAAATGTACCACAGAGAATCGTGCCATGGGACCAGGGGAAACACCAAAGGAGAGTCGAAAAGTATTAAAAGTCTTCTGGACTGGACAGA TTCCTGACAATGTGAACATTCCAACGAATTCAGAGACGAAAGACAAAAAAGAAGAAGGCTTCCACGTGGCTGGAATATTCGTTCTTTCAATGGCCGGTGTGGGCTTGTTGGCGCTGGTAGTCATATGTGTACGACGTCATAAAAAGCTGCAGCCCTGCCGATGTGGCTGTGGGACAAAGGAAGAAAAGGACCCTACCATTTCAACATTACAGGGGGCACAAGTTAGGGTTCATTTCAGAGACACGGAGTTTGGCGAGGATAGCCGAGTGCATGACGGCAGGTATGCGCAAGAGAGGCTTTAA